One uncultured Carboxylicivirga sp. genomic window, AGTATACAGAAAATTATACATTCAAAATACTGTCGGATAATGGATGTCGTTTATGGATAAATGATAAATTAATCATAGACGAGTGGGGTAGTGATCAGGGTGAATATTCAGGAACCATCAACTTAAAAGCAGGATTAAAAAGTAGAATCCAGGTTGATTATTGTGATATTGATGGGGCAGCTAACTGTACCTTGGAATGGTCAAGTGCATCTCAGGAAAACCAAATAGTACCGAAATCCAGATTGTATTCTCCTGTTTCAATTTACACTGCACCGGTGGAATCTGTGGCAAATTCTGTTGAAGGAAACAGAATTAATGAATTTGAGATTTATCCAAATCCGGTTGATAATAACCTTAAAGTCTTAAGTTCAGATATGATTTCTGGTGTGAAAATATTTAATGTTTATGGACAGATTATTTATAATGTAAGTATTGATGGCGTTAATACTGAATTGGATATAGATACTTCTGAACTATTAAGCGGGATTTATATCATTAATCTAACGACTGCAAATAGTAAATTACTATCCAAAAAGTTTATAAAAAGGTAGCACATCAATCCATTTTCGATTGATCCATTGCTATTACCTATCCTTAAGTTGAATCATTATAATTGCCGATTGTTTAATTCTGCTCTTCTAAAAGTCTTTACTGCTATTTAATTGAAAGTAATATAATGTGAATAAAGAGCAATTTGAATGTTCAACCTTACGATGCTTATCAGCATTGTTAATATGTATTCATTTATAAAGTACGAACAATAGTTATAGTGTAAGGTAAAGATATATAGGTGGTTGTGTTTTGTGTATGGCTGTATTTGTAAATTTTATTCGGCCGTTTCAGAACGAGATTATACGAATTTAGAACATTTCTGCTACCCGGTTGATGTTAACAAATCTATGTTTGTGTTATCAAAAATTAACCAGGTAAATAATGAAAAGTCTAAAGTTAGTAATAGCCATTTTATGTCTTAGTCACTTAATTGTTTTTGCTGACGGAAATCAACAAAGAGATAAAAAAGGATCAAATCCGAATACATCAGAAAGTAGTTCAAATAAAGTAAAGCAGAAAGAAATATTTTATGCCGATCCTACCATATACTATAGTGATGGCATTTACTATCTGACTGGTACACGTAATATTCAACCATTAGGTTTTGCAATACTGAAGTCTACTGATTTAAAAGAATGGAGTTCTCCTTCAAAGAAGGATCTTCATATGATTCTTCAAAAAGATCAGAAAGCTTTTGGAGAGAATGGTTTTTGGGCACCACAAATTCTAAAATATAACAAGGAGTATTTATTTGCTTATACAGCCAATGAGCAGGTTGCGTTGGCAAAATCTAAAAAACTATTGGGCCCATATACTCAAAAAACTATGGGTCCGGTTGATGGTTCAGAAAAGAATATTGATCCATTTCTGTTTCAGGATAATGACGGTAAATATTACTTGTATCATGTTCGCTTTAACAGAGGAAACTACTTGTGGGTTGCTGAATTTGATATGGCAACAGAAAAAATTCTGCCTGAAACGTTAAAACAATGTTTTGGCAAGACTCAAGACTGGGAAGCAACAGATAATTATCCTTCTGATCCAATTATGGAAGGGCCAACAGTTTTGAATCTAAAGGATAAATACTATCTTTTTTATTCTGCAAATCATTTCATGAATATTGATTATGCTGTTGGTTATGCTGTCTCAGATTCGCCTAATGGGCCCTGGGTTAAAAATACAGACAATCCAATTATTCATCGTTCAATTGTAAAAGAGAACGGTTCTGGCCATGGAGATATTTTTATGGGCAAGGATCAGCAACTTTATTATGTATATCATGTGCATAATGCTGATGATAAAGTGAGCCCCCGAAGAACGCGTATTGTTCCATTGATAATGAAATGGAATGAAGAAACTGAGGTTTATGATTTTACGGTTGATGAAAAAAATGTGATTATCCCGGTGATGTCATCCTCTGACAATGAATAATATACCTATTTATATCTAATCCTTTAACGTCTTGATTTTTAAGACAGTTTAATTAATCCAATTCAAAGTAATTTCTCTGGTATGTTCCGGGAATTACTCAAATGACTCAACTAATTTAAACTAAGTATTATGAAAAAAATTTTATTCTCTTTTGTTTTAACCTTTTGTCTTTTTGCAAAAGGTATGTATGCTCAAACCTTACCTGACGGAATGGTAGCTTTATTACCTGATGGTGTAACGGCTAATGTAGATGCTGATTACAAATGGGCTCAATATAAAAGTTTGGTAGTGGCTGGAACTGATCAAGCTGGTTATAAAGCTTTTTTTGCTGCATCTGACGATACAAATGGTGAAGAATTGTGGGTGACAGATGGTACTGCAGAAGGAACCCATTTGGTTAAGGATATAAATCCTGGTACTTCAGGTTCTGAAGTTGTTTACCTTACTGCATTTAATGAGAAAGTTGTTTTTAGTGCAAATGATGGAACAAATGGTACAGAATTATGGATCTCAGATGGTACTGAAGCAGGTACATACATGGTTAAGGATATTCATTTTCTGGATAGTTCTAATCCAAAAGGATTTGTTCAGGTAAATGAAACACAATTTGTTTTTGCAGCCATGGATTTCGATAGTGAACAATATGGAAATCAACATTGGTTGTGGGTGAGTGATGGAACAGCAGATGGAACAGAAATGATCTATGATTGTGACATGAGATATCCGGGACAGGATAATGGTAGTTTATATGCTCCCTATGTTCGTGTTGGTAGAAAAGTGTTCTTTAAAGCAGATAATAAAGAAGGTACTGTTGGCGAAGAATTATGGGTAACCGATGGAACTACTGCAGGAACTAACTTTCTAATGGATATAAATGTTGAGGAAATTGCAACAGGTACAGCTAACTCAGCACTTGATTGGTTCAAGAACTTTTATAATGAGAAGTTATTCTTTAAAGCATTTACTATTGAAAATGGAAATGAGCCTTGGGCAAGTGATGGAACACCGGAAGGAACTTATGAAATTTATGATTGTAACCCTACCTATAATGAAAGTAATTTTCCAAATAGTGGAGGAGCTGGTCAGGTTTGTCAATATCCATACAATGGAAAAATTTACTTCAGAGGTTATAGCCCTGAAACTGGTTATGAATTAGGATGTACAAATCTGGATCAAGGAGATTATACTGTTTTTGATATTAATCAAAATGCTCCGACAGCAACTTCAAACAGTTATACAGATGAAGGTATTGAATTTGATGGAGTTTATATGTTTTGTGCCGCAACAGGTTTTGATTCCAGTCTGGAAAATAATTTTGGAGGAGAAATTCATTATACCGATGGTACTACTGTAACTCGTCAATCAGATTTGGCACCGGGAGTTCAGAGTAACTGGGCTAAAGAATTTACAGTCGTATCTGGAAGTATGTATTTTGTTAATGTATCGGGTGATATTGATGAGTACAAACAAAAACTTTTTAGAATTGACAGTAAAGATGAAACACCAGTCAGAGTATGTAATTTAAATGCTTCAGGAGATCAGATTCATAATTTAAGAAATCTGGGTGGAGATTTAGTGTTTGCAGCTTCATTCAATAATCAGGTTTACAGTTACTCATATCGCAAAGCTAGTTTTGATCCTGCATCTGATAAAGATAATCTGGAAATTGAATTCAGAACCCGTCAGGAAATTGAAGATGATAATGCAACTGCTGTTAAAGATGTAGAGTACGCAAGCGTTACTATCTATCCAAATCCTGCATCAGATATGATTACCATACAAACAGTGGAATCAATTCAAGAAGTTCGTATTTACGACATGGCAGGAGCCTTGGTTAAAGTAGTTACTGAACCATCATCGAACCAGGTAAATGTATCGAATATTACTGCAGGAATGTATATTGTTGAAGTTACAACATCTGCAAGTAGTAATAAGGCTACCATTATTATTAAATAGAATAGTTGTGTTTACGGCGGTTTACTATCGCCGTAAACACTTTTTCATTTGAATAATTCTTCAACTTTTAGTGAAATAATGAAGCGATTAATAAACTACAAATCAATCATAGGCATATTACTTTTTTGTTTTCCATTTTTGAGTCATGGGCAAGAAAGTTTTGTAGCAACAGGTGGTGTTTTGGATGCAAATACACAGCAACCATTAGTAGGCGCCAACGTTGTAGAAAAAGGAACCTATAATGGAACCATAACAGATATAGATGGTAATTATCAGATAAAAATAAGTGTAGGAGATACGCTTGTATTCAGTTTTCTGGGTTATGAGAATCAGGAGTTTGTTGTAAACAGCAAGGTACCTGCTAAAATATTTTTACAGGATGAAAGTCGATTGTTGGATGATCTGGTTGTGGTTGGATATGGTGTTCAGAAAAAAAGTGATGTTACAGGGGCAATTGCCTCAGTTAAAGGAGAAGATATTAGTTCTGTTCCGGTAGCATCTGCAGTGCAAGCTTTGCAGGGTAAAGCATCAGGTGTTCAGATTGTGCAGAATACAGGTGCACCTGGAGCCAGTACCATGATAAAGATCAGGGGAACAGGAACCGTTAATGATTCTGATCCACTTTATGTAGTTGATGGATTTATAACAGATAATATTAACCATATAAATCCAGCTGATATTGCCAATATTGAAATTTTAAAAGATGCAGCATCATGTGCTGTATATGGATCCCGAAGTGCCAATGGTGTTGTATTAGTTACAACCAAATCGGGTGAGAGTGGCAAAACACGAATCACATTCGATAGTTATATGGGATTTTCGAGTCCATGGCGTACCATTCCTGTTATGAATACTCAGGATTATGCTTTGATGCTTGATTATATTAACGGAACCAGCGACTATTCTGCCAATGGTCAATTATACTATTCAAAAGATGATGCCGGATCTTTATATTTCGATGATCAAAAATTTCAAAGAATAGACACCATTGCCCGTAATTCTCCGGATAGCTGGTGGAATGCAATTACTCAAACTGGTATAAAACAGCAATATAACCTTTCTATCTCAGGAGGTAATGAAAAAAACAAGTACTTATTAAGTACCAGCTATTATAACGAAAAAGGGATTGTTAGAACATCCGATTTTTCAAGAATAAATGTTAGACTAAATCTGAATAATAAAATTAGTCCATGGTTAACAGCCAATACCAATGTGATTCTAACCAATAATAATCAACAGGTTGTTCCACAGGGAAGTTCGGGTGTATTAAAACGTGCATTATATCAAAGCCCAATGGTTTATACTTATAACTCGAGAGGCTATTATTCCGAAAATCATCCTATTGCAATGATAGACCGTTCGCATAATAGTAATGAGAATTACAGGGTTGATTTAAACTTCAGTTTAACAGCTAAAATGGGTGACTGGGCAAGTTATCAGTTCAAAGTCTCTGATTATGTGACCACACGTAAAGAGAGTAACTTTTCGGAGGTAGGTAAGTTGGAAGAAGATTTTTATATGCCATCCGATATATCTTCAGTGTATAAATACAGTAACCTTACAAATAAATGGGAAGTCAATAACCTGATTAACCTGTTTTATAATAATGAGGTTCATGATATCAATTTCTTGATTGGACAAACATTAGAAGGATTTAGTAATGAGTATACGAGTTCAACCAGTTATGGTACGGCTGATAATCAGGAAGCATCACGATATCCGTCCAGTGCATTTGCAGGATTTGTAAATGATGGATATGCTCGCAACTGGTCGTCAATGGGCTTTGTAAG contains:
- a CDS encoding glycoside hydrolase family 43 protein, which gives rise to MKSLKLVIAILCLSHLIVFADGNQQRDKKGSNPNTSESSSNKVKQKEIFYADPTIYYSDGIYYLTGTRNIQPLGFAILKSTDLKEWSSPSKKDLHMILQKDQKAFGENGFWAPQILKYNKEYLFAYTANEQVALAKSKKLLGPYTQKTMGPVDGSEKNIDPFLFQDNDGKYYLYHVRFNRGNYLWVAEFDMATEKILPETLKQCFGKTQDWEATDNYPSDPIMEGPTVLNLKDKYYLFYSANHFMNIDYAVGYAVSDSPNGPWVKNTDNPIIHRSIVKENGSGHGDIFMGKDQQLYYVYHVHNADDKVSPRRTRIVPLIMKWNEETEVYDFTVDEKNVIIPVMSSSDNE
- a CDS encoding ELWxxDGT repeat protein → MKKILFSFVLTFCLFAKGMYAQTLPDGMVALLPDGVTANVDADYKWAQYKSLVVAGTDQAGYKAFFAASDDTNGEELWVTDGTAEGTHLVKDINPGTSGSEVVYLTAFNEKVVFSANDGTNGTELWISDGTEAGTYMVKDIHFLDSSNPKGFVQVNETQFVFAAMDFDSEQYGNQHWLWVSDGTADGTEMIYDCDMRYPGQDNGSLYAPYVRVGRKVFFKADNKEGTVGEELWVTDGTTAGTNFLMDINVEEIATGTANSALDWFKNFYNEKLFFKAFTIENGNEPWASDGTPEGTYEIYDCNPTYNESNFPNSGGAGQVCQYPYNGKIYFRGYSPETGYELGCTNLDQGDYTVFDINQNAPTATSNSYTDEGIEFDGVYMFCAATGFDSSLENNFGGEIHYTDGTTVTRQSDLAPGVQSNWAKEFTVVSGSMYFVNVSGDIDEYKQKLFRIDSKDETPVRVCNLNASGDQIHNLRNLGGDLVFAASFNNQVYSYSYRKASFDPASDKDNLEIEFRTRQEIEDDNATAVKDVEYASVTIYPNPASDMITIQTVESIQEVRIYDMAGALVKVVTEPSSNQVNVSNITAGMYIVEVTTSASSNKATIIIK
- a CDS encoding TonB-dependent receptor, which gives rise to MKRLINYKSIIGILLFCFPFLSHGQESFVATGGVLDANTQQPLVGANVVEKGTYNGTITDIDGNYQIKISVGDTLVFSFLGYENQEFVVNSKVPAKIFLQDESRLLDDLVVVGYGVQKKSDVTGAIASVKGEDISSVPVASAVQALQGKASGVQIVQNTGAPGASTMIKIRGTGTVNDSDPLYVVDGFITDNINHINPADIANIEILKDAASCAVYGSRSANGVVLVTTKSGESGKTRITFDSYMGFSSPWRTIPVMNTQDYALMLDYINGTSDYSANGQLYYSKDDAGSLYFDDQKFQRIDTIARNSPDSWWNAITQTGIKQQYNLSISGGNEKNKYLLSTSYYNEKGIVRTSDFSRINVRLNLNNKISPWLTANTNVILTNNNQQVVPQGSSGVLKRALYQSPMVYTYNSRGYYSENHPIAMIDRSHNSNENYRVDLNFSLTAKMGDWASYQFKVSDYVTTRKESNFSEVGKLEEDFYMPSDISSVYKYSNLTNKWEVNNLINLFYNNEVHDINFLIGQTLEGFSNEYTSSTSYGTADNQEASRYPSSAFAGFVNDGYARNWSSMGFVSRINYSLYDRYLLQANFRADASSIFAKSQRWGLFPSVSLGWKFSSESFLENVDWLTIGKIRLGWGQLGNNRIDELSRYTLIDTGTNGSYGYPFGVGNHVIYAGMASSSLGNSDIVWEKTETYNAGLDLSMFRNRLTTTIEVFDKLTSDMLLRVPISVSAGVSEAPMTNAGSVSNRGIEFNVNYKGSIRNLKYDLGFNISHIKNEVVSLGTGNEPIYGSYLSESSILDFVTKTEVGRPIGSFYGYVTDGIFNTYEEIEASAQYEADKNSFEQTAQPGDFRFKDLNGDNVIDSEDRTFLGSPHPDFMFGVPIALSYKNFDLNIFFYGQYGNKIFNVMDYYLSNAANGNVYADLRDNQWSGQLREDRAYFPLNTTGATVPDLRTSDRNRNFRSSDFLVQDGSYIRLQDVRLNYNFNEAVLNRLSLTGFSVFIGANNLFTWTKYKGFDPEVGKVVGTDSNNLALGVDHGNYPQSRTFTIGFKISL